GAGTCTGCGTGATCTCCCCTTTACTGCTCTTGTAGATCACGACTGCATTCGGGCCGAACTCGAAGATCACCTGGCGGCAGGCTCCGCAGGGAGCACAGGGAACGCCGTCGCGGTTGACCACGGCGATGGCGGCAATCTCCAGCTTACCGGAGCCTGCACCATCGGCAATGGCCGTGAAGATGGCAGTGCGCTCGGCGCAGTTGGTCAACCCATAGGACGAGTTCTCAACGTTGCAGCCGCTGTACAATTCGCCGCCCGCTGTCAGCAGCGCGGCTCCAACGAAGAATTTGCTGAATGGCGCATAGGCGCGCTCGCTCGCTTCCTGCGCCTTTTGCAAGAGAGCATCGCGATCACGCTCGTTCAGGGTGGCGGTAGTCGCTGTCATACGCACCTACTTTTTCTCAGCACCCTCGGCGGGAACGGCCGCACTGCACGACTTCTGCGAGCGCGGCTTCTCCGACTTCGGCGGCACGTAAGGCGGAGGCTCAACTGCGCTGTCGACCCACGCGGTATACCAGAGGTTCAAAAGCATCTGCGCCCCGCGCCCAAGCTGCTGACGCATAAACTCGCGGGATTCGGGAGTGCCCGCACCTTCAAATCCGCAGGCCTTCTCGATCTGATACACGCGCTCTACCTTGCCCTGCGACTCGCGCATATAAGCAATGTAGTCTTCGAAGGGATGGTCCAGCTTCTTAGGGGCGGCGACGAGATCGGCAAACGGAAGCTGGTCGAGGTTGCGCGAAACGAATAGGCCTTCCATCTTCCAATGAACATCTCGCTCGGTGCTGTAGCCGTTTGGATTGGGTCCGACCCAGCCGTTGTACTTGACGGTCGTGTGCAGCGGATTGGCGGCATCGCCAACGTAGTGGCCTAGCCATCCGGCATAGTGCAGGACGGCGGCTTCGGCGTCGGCCGTGGAGCGGCCTTCCTTCTGTGCCTTGCGGTATTCGCGGAACGAGACCTTGAGACGGTCATACGCTTCCATTGCGGCGTAAGGCTGGAGGCCAACTTTCTCTGGCGTCATCATGTCGATATCGCGCTGGTCGGCCTTGGCGGCCTGCATCTGCGTGCGATTCTCGTACACGTCGCGTATGAACTGAAAGCGGTCCTTCGGCAGCGCCTGCATGAACTCCACGAGTTCCATGTCCATGAAGTGCTCGGGCTCCTGCGCAGACTTGAGCGTGGCTTCCAACTTTTCGCGCCAGCGGTCGGGCTCGGGGCCCATGTAGGCGATGTGGTCGGCGCCGTTTTTTACAAACTGCGGCATGTCGGCCGGAATTTTCTGGGTGGCGGCGCGATTGATGGCCATATGGCCTTCGTTGCCCCAGGTGATGGCGATGGTTGGAATCAGTGCGACCAGAGCCGCGATGACAAGAACACGTGTGACGTTTCGACGCATGATGTACCCTTCGTGGATCAGAGCTGCAATAACCGCTACCCACTGCTCTCAACTACGGTTCTTAGCTACTGCTCTTCTCCGCGCCTTTGCCCATAGCTGCGGCTGCGGCTGCGTTGCGTTTTTCAAGGTTAGCGACATTAGGTTCAAAGCAGCGACGGCAGCGGGCTTCATACAGCCCGGCGGCACCGACCACGACCAGGTCGTTGCTGGCAATGAGGCGTTGCGTGTGCTTGGCCGGATTGCCGCACTGCATGCAGATGGCGAGCGTTTTCACAATCTCGTCGGCAACGGCCAGCAGTTCAGGCATGGGATGGAACGGGCGTCCAAGGTAATCGGTGTCGAGGCCGGCGATGATGATGCGCTTGCCCATGTCGGCGAGGCGGATGACGAGGTCGATCACGCCCTCGCCGAGGAATTGCGCTTCGTCGATGCCGATGACTTCCGTGCGCCAGTCAAGACGCTTTTCGAGCTCAGCCGCGTCCTTTACGCCCTCGGACGGAATCTTTAACTCGCTGTGGCTGACGATGTGGTCGTCGGAATAGCGCTGGTCGATTCCAGGTTTGAAGATCTGCACGCGCTGGCGGGCGATCTCTGCGCGGCGCAGGCGACGAATCAGTTCCTCGCTCTTGCCGCTGAACATGGGGCCACAAACGACTTCGATCCAACCGATACTTCCCTTAGTGATGTTCATAAAAGGCCAGTTCTCAGTTCCCAGGTATTAATGTCTGCCGGTTAAAGCGCCATCGAAGCCGATACGGCTTTCCGGCGTGGAGCGTACTTTTCCGTGAGGTACGACTTCAGTTGCTCGAAGCTGGTGAATACTTCGCTTGCACATCCCAGCACCCATCCGCTGACCTGCTCGACAGGCATGGTGGTGACCAGGTAGATGGGGACGCCGCGACGATGTGCCACGGTGAGTTCTCCCTGCGTTCCCGCGCCACGCCCGGCGTGCTGGTCCCAGTAGGCGATGATGTATTGCGCGCGACGCTCAACCCAGTCGAGATCGTAGCGGATGATTTTGCGGATCGTCTGCTGAAATCGTGGCAGGTCGGCAGTTTTCCAGGCCCGGAAGTTCCGCATCTCTTCGCTCGTCAGGTTCTTTTCTTCATCGAGTGCGGGATCATAAACCTCATGCCCAATGGCGTTGAGGAATGGCGTGATTTCGGCACGCCACGCCTTGCCGTGGTCGGGCGAGTATTCAATAGCACCGCATAGATATACAAGCATCGGAGTTTCGATTGTGCGGCGAGCAGGTGAGAACGTCAACCGTGAATCCGTGTGGAAATCATGGCAACTACGTATGTTGCGCGATAATGCACGATACATTGTGCAACTTACGGTTGCGGCGGCATTCCAGGAATTGCCACCTGCGGCTTGCGCGGCATGGCAAAGACAAGCACGACGACGCCGATCAGGTAAAGAGCCGCAACGTTCGCGCGATCCGCGCCGAGGAAGCGGAGAACCATGCCGAAAAGAACAATGGATTCCCCCATGGCCGCGGCAATGATGGTACCCATGCGCCAGCGGTTCTGAAGGGCAGCGTTCTCCGGGTCGGTCGAGAGTGCCAACTCTGCCGGCTTGGCCAATTTCGTACGCACGATCACTGCAACAATTGCGTTGCCGATGGCAAGTGCCGTCACAATGCCGACGATCATCCGGTCGGGCGCAGATGAGGCGGAAGCCATCTGCTCCGCGACGATGATGTAGAGAAATGCAGCGGCCAGCATTGCGCCATAGATGATTCGAAGTGTGCGATGACTGTTTTCCAAGAAAGCCTCTCAGTCGCAAGTTGGTTTTATCGAACTCTCGACCAATACGGATATTTGTTTCTTTCTGAGCGAGGGTTTCAACCCGAGCCGAAGAAACTTTTTTTCAGTTCTGTGCGGAGCAAAGGGGTCTTTGGACTGCGCGACTTCGTCGCTCCGCTCAAGAAGACGACACCCCTGGCGAAACCGCCAGCACTAACTCATTCCATTCCCGCCCAGTGAATGGCGTTGAACAGCAATTTGAAAGTCGCCTCGGTCTGAGCCCGGTGCTGCGGACGGAATCCGAGCATGACGAGTTTGCCTTTGCCCGTCGTGAAAGAAACAATTGCTGCTTTGCGCTCCAGGCGCTCGGCGCCTTTGATCCATCCAGAGACGAGAACGTCTTTGGCATTGTCTGGATACGAGGCGATCACCGCACGCTGCACATCGGTCATAGGCGGCGTGGTTTGGTATGCGATGTTGCCCTCTACGAAAGCTGCGCTTTCAGCGGGCATTCCATACGCTAC
This DNA window, taken from Clostridia bacterium, encodes the following:
- a CDS encoding cytidine deaminase, whose amino-acid sequence is MTATTATLNERDRDALLQKAQEASERAYAPFSKFFVGAALLTAGGELYSGCNVENSSYGLTNCAERTAIFTAIADGAGSGKLEIAAIAVVNRDGVPCAPCGACRQVIFEFGPNAVVIYKSSKGEITQT
- a CDS encoding nuclease; translated protein: MRRNVTRVLVIAALVALIPTIAITWGNEGHMAINRAATQKIPADMPQFVKNGADHIAYMGPEPDRWREKLEATLKSAQEPEHFMDMELVEFMQALPKDRFQFIRDVYENRTQMQAAKADQRDIDMMTPEKVGLQPYAAMEAYDRLKVSFREYRKAQKEGRSTADAEAAVLHYAGWLGHYVGDAANPLHTTVKYNGWVGPNPNGYSTERDVHWKMEGLFVSRNLDQLPFADLVAAPKKLDHPFEDYIAYMRESQGKVERVYQIEKACGFEGAGTPESREFMRQQLGRGAQMLLNLWYTAWVDSAVEPPPYVPPKSEKPRSQKSCSAAVPAEGAEKK
- a CDS encoding thymidine kinase, producing MNITKGSIGWIEVVCGPMFSGKSEELIRRLRRAEIARQRVQIFKPGIDQRYSDDHIVSHSELKIPSEGVKDAAELEKRLDWRTEVIGIDEAQFLGEGVIDLVIRLADMGKRIIIAGLDTDYLGRPFHPMPELLAVADEIVKTLAICMQCGNPAKHTQRLIASNDLVVVGAAGLYEARCRRCFEPNVANLEKRNAAAAAAMGKGAEKSSS